Proteins encoded by one window of Ulvibacter sp. MAR_2010_11:
- a CDS encoding membrane or secreted protein, translating into MGLFIITFIVLLLAVAGIAIKIWGKKDGKFAGTCASQSPFLNKDGEACGFCGKTPDQFESCTEEPHL; encoded by the coding sequence ATGGGACTTTTTATAATCACATTTATTGTTTTGCTGCTTGCAGTCGCAGGAATTGCAATTAAGATTTGGGGTAAAAAAGACGGAAAGTTTGCCGGAACATGCGCAAGTCAGAGTCCGTTTTTAAACAAGGATGGTGAAGCGTGTGGGTTCTGCGGAAAAACGCCCGACCAGTTTGAATCTTGTACCGAAGAACCTCATCTATAA